In the genome of Candoia aspera isolate rCanAsp1 chromosome 1, rCanAsp1.hap2, whole genome shotgun sequence, one region contains:
- the LOC134498791 gene encoding uncharacterized protein LOC134498791, protein MRNTWPPRCSRRVQVLQALSLPQRDLMDYVKNPLEWTIDAECDLARETSGKCIFLKQNESLHSPHSPIETLNTCQHLSLGSVLSLELPKDLSALRNVHDTIKVAREGIAERKGANQVNQVAQRNTDEAKSHETSISRQKETLGQQAMHPKPIRVEDVSHKLPKTKKDTWFEEVNINPSYGRQKTYFVASSGEVRLPPTSQNNSSDDFLDFKQNKLSHISVLHEQLGLEWDKLASAPGRPGSSKEKQVKDLDDNRAKVQDALRLKPSSSESTSNPDLVSHLTRVKDLLVNEIPEKENTQCSEESLTRHTPSFLHLGHKSPTKPSKLDCELDYEENTLSNSELCPFNMTPWGDITKGMKLQGMAAEVCHPAHEMFEEEEEELQAIWNKMEKPKRGPEVHGEPGRKLDKERSPGSSGGKLLLTSADNWLIARFKLPTSAEMLQNSEGERRASLGVDKRKNQPNQCSKADSSSCQELNKKAAASPGESSLQTTYSVDQQKFQEEGKSVSKIFPSKLELQMMEGPLERKNLLQAGGRKANSRSWNTFHTVLMRQTLCFYQDKKDTLKGSVMALPLNLSGAICTLETEYIKKSNCFTLQLNDGSKYLLRAPTEPLMKEWVTKLQQNSGLPEVDFFPSASQPAQGITSGVSAIPGQGVAHFQGFQKKLPTKSQEIRFLPKSSVKLQLPYKTRSEAQDTTVSQTGNGLRPAPIYTTEQNLKRGSPLESVRLQDPQFCQDDDCGLVTSKRRSYSFTSATYQKITPLSKSKETLGIGSNYSVTLYIGEQAPTTPPRPRCHSFIATPSGAREMVGEQNQGASPCQKNKSVFRKFFGKKD, encoded by the exons ATGAGGAACACTTGGCCACCTAGATGCAGCAGGAGGGTACAAGTCCTGCAGGCATTGTCCCTACCACAAAGAGACCTGATGGATTATGTGAAGAATCCACTAGAATGGACTATTGATGCTGAATGTGATTTAGCTAGAGAAACATCTGGAAAGTGCATATTCCTGAAGCAAAACGAAAGTCTCCATAGTCCCCACTCACCCATAGAAACGTTGAACACATGTCAGCATCTTTCCCTAGGATCTGTTTTGAGCCTGGAGCTTCCCAAGGATCTCAGTGCTCTGAGAAATGTCCATGATACCATCAAGGTAGCAAGGGAAGGGATAGCAGAAAGGAAGGGAGCAAACCAGGTGAATCAAGTGGCCCAAAGGAATACAGACGAGGCAAAGTCACATGAGACCAGTATCAGTCGGCAAAAGGAAACCTTAGGGCAGCAAGCAATGCACCCAAAGCCCATAAGAGTAGAGGATGTTTCTCATAAGCTCCCCAAGACTAAGAAGGACACTTGGTTTGAAGAAGTGAACATCAACCCAAGCTATGGCAGGCAGAAAACTTACTTTGTTGCCTCTAGTGGAGAGGTCAGGCTGCCTCCTACAAGTCAAAACAATTCCAGTGATGATTTTCTGGATTTCAAGCAGAACAAGCTGTCTCATATCAGCGTACTGCATGAGCAGTTAGGTTTGGAGTGGGATAAACTAGCTTCTGCACCGGGTAGACCTGGTAGCTCCAAGGAGAAACAAGTAAAAGATCTAGATGATAACAGAGCCAAAGTTCAAGATGCTTTGAGGTTGAAACCCTCCTCTTCTGAATCCACAAGCAACCCTGATTTAGTTTCCCACCTAACCAGAGTTAAAGATCTTTTAGTGAATGAGataccagaaaaagaaaacacccaGTGCTCTGAAGAAAGCCTTACAAGACACACTCCTTCATTCCTGCACTTGGGACATAAATCCCCCACCAAACCTTCTAAGCTTGATTGTGAATTGGACTATGAGGAAAATACCCTGAGTAACTCAGAGCTCTGCCCTTTTAACATGACCCCATGGGGAGATATAACCAAAGGAATGAAGTTGCAAGGCATGGCAGCAGAAGTTTGTCACCCTGCTCATGAGATgtttgaagaggaggaagaagagctgcaggcCATATGGAATAAAATGGAGAAGCCTAAAAGAGGGCCAGAGGTCCATGGTGAACCAGGGAGAAAGTTGGATAAAGAACGAAGTCCAGGTAGCTCAGGTGGAAAACTTCTCCTGACATCTGCAGATAATTGGTTGATAGCCAGGTTCAAGCTTCCCACTTCTGCTGAAATGCTACAGAAttcagaaggagaaagaagggccAGTCTTGGGGTTGACAAGAGGAAAAACCAACCAAATCAGTGCAGCAAAGCAGATTCATCTTCTTGCCAGGAGctaaataaaaaggcagcagcttCACCCGGAGAGTCATCACTCCAAACAACATATTCAGTGGATCAGCAGAAATTCCAAGAAGAAGGCAAAAGTGTTAGCAAG ATTTTTCCAAGTAAATTGGAACTTCAGATGATGGAAGGACCTCTGGAAAGAAAGAATCTGTTGCAGGCAGGGGGCAGAAAG GCAAATAGTCGCTCCTGGAACACTTTTCATACAGTTCTGATGAGGCAAACTTTGTGTTTCTACCAGGACAAGAAAGACACCCTCAAG GGTTCTGTGATGGCCTTGCCGCTGAACCTCTCTGGAGCTATTTGCACCCTGGAAACGGAATACATCAAAAAGAGCAATTGTTTTACATTACA GTTGAATGATGGCTCCAAGTACCTTCTCAGAGCTCCAACTGAGCCACTCATGAAAGAATGGGTTACCAAATTACAGCAGAACTCAG GTTTACCTGAAGTGGATTTCTTCCCATCAGCCTCCCAGCCTGCTCAAGGGATCACCTCTGGGGTTAG TGCAATTCCTGGCCAAGGAGTTGCCCACTTCCAAGGCTTTCAGAAAAAGCTTCCAACCAAGAGTCAAGAAATCAGGTTTCTGCCCAAGTCAAGTGTAAAGCTGCAGTTGCCTTATAAAACTCGTAGTGAGGCACAAGATACAACAGTGTCACAAACAG GAAATGGTCTCAGACCTGCACCTATTTACACTACAGAACAGAATCTGAAGCGTGGTTCCCCTTTGGAGTCAGTAAGGTTGCAAGATCCTCAGTTCTGTCAAGATGACGACTGTGGACTGGTGACAAGCAAAAGGCGGTCATATTCTTTCACCTCAG ctaCATATCAGAAGATCACACCTTTATCAAAGTCCAAAGAAACCTTGGGGATTGGCAGCAACTACTCTGTTACTTTGTACATTGGTGAGCAGGCTCCAACTACTCCCCCACGGCCCCGCTGCCACTCCTTCATAGCCACTCCCAGTGGAGCCCGAGAAATGGTGGGTGAGCAAAACCAAGGTGCTTCACCTTGCCAGAAGAACAAATCTGTCTTCAGGAAATTCTTTGGGAAGAAAGATTGA